Genomic segment of Geminocystis herdmanii PCC 6308:
TGTCAAAATTACTCAAGTTGATTGGCAAAATCCCACTAATATTGTGTTAAGTAGCGAATTAGGAAAAATTTATTTAGGTCCTTATACCTCAAAATTTAGTGAACAATTAATGGTATTAGAAAAGCTAAAAAATATCACGGGCAAAGTACCAAAAGAAAGAATTATTTATATCGATTTAACAGACCCAGAAATCCCTTCTATTAAAGAGAAAAAACCCCCCAAAGAAGATAAAAAAGACAACTAAATTATCATAAAGTGTAGATTGGGTTGAGGTACGAACCTCAACAAATCCTTTAATTCATAACTCCTATAATAATTTATCCATTAAATCCATTAAATGGATACTATCAGAAGACAATTCTTCTTTTTGATAATCGAGTTTTAACTGATGTTCTAATAAGCCTTTCATGGCAATCAACTTGAGACTATTTTCTGCATAGGCTTTACTAATTGCCTCTCCTGATTTTACATAACCGATCGCACCTAAATCCATTAAAGCCGATCGACGTAGTTGCAATTCTTTTCCTTGCAAGGCAGTGACTAAAATTTCTCCATAGGTGTCATCATTAGTTAACTGATACATTGCCCTTGCAGAAGCATAAGCTATTTTCGGAGTAGGATGGTCAAGAAAAGCCTTGATCAAATTTAGGGCATTTTTAGCGTTAAGTGTGCCTAAAGCCTCAATAATCGCCTCGTAGGGTTGATGGAGGTAAGGTTTACCAATGACAGGCTCAATGGCATAATCAGTTAATTTGTCATCCTTGACGGCATTGTCTAAAAGATTGATCAACGGTTGAATTGCTCTTGAGTCCCCTAACATTTCTAAGGCTTGGGCGGAGGATTCTCTCACATAATAATCATCACATTCAAAACACTTAATTAAAGGCTCAACAGCCCTCAAATCCTCTAGTTTTCCCAAGGCTTTGGCCGCATTACGGCGGAGGGGAAAACCACCATCAGGGGCTCTATCTTCTTCGTCTTCTAAGGCGTTAATCAGACTTTCCACCGCTAGAGATGTTTTGACTCGAAATTTTCCTAACCACCAAGCGGCATAGTATCTTAATCCTAAGTCTTCTTTTTGGTTTAGGTTTTCGATCGCAATTTCTGGAGTTATGGATGCTTCGCTATTGATCATAATTGTTGTAGCTACTCAGGAAAAGATGTTAAAAAAGTCTATAAAAAGTTTGTAGTGAGGGCTTTAGCCCTTTCTCATGGTGCTGGTGGGCAATGCCCACCCTACTTATTATTTGGTTAATCGATGGGGGATTAAATCTTGTTTCACTAAGTCTTCGTAGGTTTCACGGCGAATGATTAGGTTTGCTTCTCCTTCATTGACTAAAACGGCGGCAGGACGTGCTAAACGGTTATAGTTAGAAGCCATACTATAGTTATATGCTCCTGTGGCTAATACTACTAATATATCTCCGGGTTCGGTGTCAGGGATTTCAATGTCTTTGATTAATATATCTCCTGATTCACAGTGTTTTCCTGCGATCGTCACTTTTTCGGCATTCAAAGCGCGCATTTTATTAGCAATTACCACTTGATAAAGGGATTGATAGGTAATCGGTCTTGGATTATCAGACATTCCACCATCCACAGAAACATAGGTTC
This window contains:
- a CDS encoding HEAT repeat domain-containing protein; amino-acid sequence: MINSEASITPEIAIENLNQKEDLGLRYYAAWWLGKFRVKTSLAVESLINALEDEEDRAPDGGFPLRRNAAKALGKLEDLRAVEPLIKCFECDDYYVRESSAQALEMLGDSRAIQPLINLLDNAVKDDKLTDYAIEPVIGKPYLHQPYEAIIEALGTLNAKNALNLIKAFLDHPTPKIAYASARAMYQLTNDDTYGEILVTALQGKELQLRRSALMDLGAIGYVKSGEAISKAYAENSLKLIAMKGLLEHQLKLDYQKEELSSDSIHLMDLMDKLL